Proteins from one Cryptomeria japonica chromosome 4, Sugi_1.0, whole genome shotgun sequence genomic window:
- the LOC131875456 gene encoding uncharacterized protein LOC131875456 — protein MERHPSIVWTPCAAHCIDLMLEDIGKIPWVKRCVERARNVCKFVYNHSWVLALMRQYTEQKELARPGITRFATNFLTLQSMLRSKSALRRMIVGEEWSSSSYATTPAGIEMADCIFDEQGFWVPCDEIVKFVKPLVVLLRVADGDKPAMGYIYEGMDRAKEVIRFVYRADESKYGPIWEIIGRRWHHQLHRPIHAAAYYLNPAFRFIPSFKADVEVLNGLYAIMEKMGPAGTSQIDLFRELQMFSDAQGETFSRPVAKGGRTTMMPDHWWNFFGPETPNIQKLAIRILSQPCSASGCERNWSMFEHIHSKRRNRLSVEKMNDLVFVHYNLRLRMRKNAIVDMSPIILDEVDLEAEWANENQAAPGTPTSVFSDDDIDWIDQVDIVAEAVAMAEEQRAQAEIGNTETQSDTTVPDVGEHDTAVPDVGEHGMVSRGATMAVESSRTYFKRLRRRPGREGAVARPSEP, from the exons atggagaggcacccatctatagtttggactccatgtgctgctcattgcattgacctcatgttggaggatattggaaaaatcccatgggtcaagagatgtgtagaaagggcaagaaatgtctgcaaatttgtatataatcattcatgggtgttggctcttatgagacaatacacagagcaaaaggagttagctcgtccaggaatcacaagatttgccacaaacttcctcacattgcagtccatgcttaggtctaagtctgccttgagacgtatgattgttggtgaggagtggtcttcctcatcctatgctaccacccctgcagggatagagatggcagactgcatttttgatgagcaaggcttttgggtcccttgtgatgagatagtgaag tttgttaagcccttggtggttttgttgcgagttgcggatggagataagcccgcaatgggctatatatatgagggcatggatagggcgaaggaggtcATTAGATTCGTCTATCgagcagatgagagcaagtatggtcccatttgggagatcattggtaggagatggcatcatcagcttcataggcccatccatgcagcagcctattatctgaatccggcattccgttttatcccttctttcaaggctgatgtggaggtccttaatgggctatatgcaatcatggagaagatgggacctgctggtacttctcagatagacctttttcgagagctacagatgttctcagatgcacaaggggagaccttctctcgtcctgtcgccaaaggcggtaggacaactatgatgccag atcattggtggaacttttttggcccagagacaccaaatattcagaagttggccattcgcatcttgagccaaccatgcagcgcatcaggttgtgagcgcaattggagtatgtttgagcacatacactccaagaggcgcaatagattatctgtggagaagatgaatgatctcgtctttgttcactacaacctccgcctgagaatgagaaagaatgcaatagttgacatgtctcctatcattctagatgaggttgatcttgaagcagagtgggccaatgagaatcaggcagctcctgggactcctacatctgtatttagtgatgatgacattgattggattgaccaggtagatatagtggctgaggctgtagccatggcagaggagcagAGAGCACAAGCAGAGATaggaaatactgagactcagagTGACACAACTGTTCCTGATGTTGGCGAGCATGACAcagctgttcctgatgttggtgagcatggcatggtgtcacggggagcgactatggctgttgaatcatccaggacctactttaaacgccttcgcaggaggccagggcgagagggtgcagttgcacggccctctgagccatag